Proteins encoded in a region of the Candidatus Brocadia sp. genome:
- the smpB gene encoding SsrA-binding protein SmpB: protein MEIIAKNRKAYFQYEILEKFEAGIVLTGTEVKSIRNKDVSINESFAHIDNGEVFIHEMHIGQYKQGNRQNHEPKRVRKLLLHKKEISKIVGKVKQKGYTMVPLTLYFKEGFVKVELALVRGKTTIDKREDIKKRTIEREIQRAMR from the coding sequence ATGGAAATTATAGCGAAGAATAGAAAAGCGTATTTCCAATATGAAATCCTGGAAAAGTTTGAAGCGGGCATTGTGCTCACTGGAACAGAAGTTAAATCGATTCGGAATAAAGATGTAAGTATCAACGAAAGTTTTGCTCATATCGATAATGGAGAAGTTTTTATTCACGAAATGCATATTGGACAATATAAACAGGGAAATAGACAAAATCATGAGCCCAAAAGGGTAAGAAAGCTTCTTTTGCACAAAAAAGAAATCAGCAAGATAGTTGGTAAAGTCAAACAAAAGGGATATACGATGGTTCCCTTAACTTTATATTTTAAGGAAGGTTTTGTAAAGGTGGAGCTTGCCCTTGTGAGAGGAAAGACGACTATAGATAAGCGGGAAGATATCAAAAAACGAACCATTGAGAGGGAAATACAGAGAGCCATGAGATAA
- a CDS encoding response regulator — protein sequence MEILYGKSTKESEKENMPPVRILIVEDERQTVDALRDLFEQNGYETEVALNKQVALAILQERKMDLVIVSTMVQEISGLEILYEMKKIIPNIPIIVISNQKSKRIESSFTKAGANVFIVKPLEASFVLQTIENLLEARFVIAAPKKTKSYSKSKK from the coding sequence TTGGAAATTCTTTATGGCAAATCCACTAAAGAAAGTGAAAAGGAGAATATGCCTCCTGTAAGGATATTAATCGTAGAAGATGAACGTCAAACAGTTGATGCGTTAAGGGATTTGTTTGAACAGAATGGCTACGAAACAGAAGTTGCCCTTAATAAACAAGTGGCTTTAGCCATACTCCAGGAGAGAAAAATGGATCTTGTGATCGTAAGCACAATGGTTCAGGAGATTTCTGGCCTGGAAATACTATACGAAATGAAAAAAATAATTCCCAATATACCTATTATTGTGATCAGTAACCAAAAATCAAAACGTATTGAATCTTCTTTCACGAAAGCAGGTGCAAACGTTTTTATTGTAAAGCCTCTAGAAGCATCGTTTGTCTTGCAAACGATCGAGAATTTATTAGAAGCTCGATTTGTCATTGCTGCACCCAAAAAAACAAAGTCGTACTCAAAAAGCAAGAAATAA
- the dacB gene encoding D-alanyl-D-alanine carboxypeptidase/D-alanyl-D-alanine-endopeptidase, producing MHCLRLNLRVCFHTFAFFLMFGAFFVTFLEAKIINPNNLNKRLQHILNNPSLKNVSYGISIVSAKKNSSLFSYRSNDLFSVASNMKLLTTSAALDYLGPDFEYKTIIKTNGIIAASGELNGDVIIKGSGDPNISGRFYQENILAIPEFWAQAIRNRGICAIAGDIIADDTIFDRMYVNPDWPQNQLSEWYCAPSCGLSFNDNCVDITVIPDKRPGSAVTLLIDPDTSYFTIFNNCVYTTDKKKHAYSIHRKPGTNQIFIKGMFYVNASPEKKWVSVHNPALYLATVFKEILEKNGIAVHGNARLIDKGDSIKSDLEVITQTTSTMEQTILVTNKQSQNFYAEQIIKTLGAQIKGRGTLEAGIEVIQDFMAKLGFQPEEYQINDGCGLSKSNRLSPKMITTLLAYMRKHPHAKVLWDSLPTSGTDGGLRRRMISPRYKDKIRAKTGYIAKTSTLSGYVDTPHGDVLVFSILMNNFKNLSKIMKLQDDICKTLVDCYN from the coding sequence ATGCATTGTCTCAGGTTAAACTTAAGGGTGTGTTTTCATACCTTTGCATTTTTCTTAATGTTTGGTGCGTTTTTTGTCACCTTTCTTGAAGCAAAAATAATAAATCCGAATAATCTCAACAAACGCCTCCAGCATATATTAAATAATCCATCTCTCAAAAACGTGTCGTACGGTATTAGTATTGTATCAGCAAAAAAGAACTCTTCCCTGTTCAGTTACCGAAGTAATGATTTATTCAGTGTTGCTTCCAATATGAAACTGCTTACCACGTCAGCTGCCCTGGACTATCTGGGACCAGATTTCGAGTATAAAACAATTATTAAAACCAATGGTATAATAGCGGCTTCAGGGGAACTTAATGGGGACGTTATTATCAAAGGAAGCGGTGATCCGAATATTTCGGGGAGATTTTATCAAGAGAATATCTTAGCTATTCCGGAATTCTGGGCACAAGCTATAAGAAACCGGGGTATTTGTGCAATCGCGGGAGATATCATAGCGGATGACACTATATTCGATCGTATGTATGTTAATCCTGATTGGCCGCAAAACCAATTGTCTGAATGGTATTGTGCCCCAAGTTGTGGGTTATCCTTTAATGATAATTGTGTCGATATCACAGTCATTCCCGACAAAAGGCCGGGAAGCGCTGTAACACTTTTAATAGACCCGGATACGTCATATTTCACAATCTTTAATAACTGTGTTTATACAACCGACAAAAAGAAGCACGCATATTCTATCCATCGGAAACCGGGCACTAATCAGATATTTATTAAGGGAATGTTCTACGTCAATGCATCTCCTGAAAAGAAGTGGGTAAGTGTACATAATCCGGCACTTTATCTTGCAACTGTCTTTAAAGAAATTCTCGAAAAGAATGGTATTGCAGTGCATGGGAATGCTCGATTAATTGATAAGGGTGATTCTATCAAATCTGATTTGGAAGTGATTACACAAACTACCTCTACAATGGAACAGACCATCCTTGTAACAAATAAACAAAGCCAAAACTTTTATGCCGAACAAATAATTAAAACCCTGGGGGCGCAGATTAAGGGCAGAGGAACTTTAGAGGCTGGGATAGAGGTTATACAGGATTTTATGGCAAAATTAGGTTTTCAACCTGAGGAATATCAAATTAATGATGGATGCGGTTTGTCAAAAAGTAACCGACTTTCACCCAAAATGATAACTACTCTTCTTGCGTATATGAGGAAACATCCACATGCAAAGGTACTGTGGGATTCTTTGCCTACTTCAGGAACAGACGGAGGGCTGCGTCGGCGAATGATTTCTCCACGATACAAAGATAAAATACGTGCGAAAACCGGGTATATTGCAAAGACATCAACACTTTCTGGATATGTCGATACTCCTCATGGAGATGTACTTGTCTTTTCAATTCTTATGAACAATTTCAAAAATCTCAGTAAGATTATGAAACTCCAGGATGATATTTGTAAAACTTTAGTAGATTGTTATAATTAA
- a CDS encoding class I SAM-dependent methyltransferase has product MSEHIKKVYSFYSWIYDAFFGKIFEHGRYSAFHMMNVKPNETILEVGVGTGLSLPLYPKDARVVGIDISQEMLDKAESKKQYYHLSNVNLYVMDASSMTFADNSFDKVIASHVITVVPDPLHTLKEIKRVCKKGGEIFILNYTGCNNKLISRFEKFISPFRDKVGLGKHIDLDELLLDTRLSILCEQRVNFWGMCRLIKCKNSY; this is encoded by the coding sequence ATGAGTGAACATATTAAAAAAGTATACTCTTTCTATTCATGGATTTATGATGCCTTTTTTGGAAAAATTTTTGAGCATGGAAGATATTCCGCCTTTCATATGATGAACGTAAAGCCCAACGAAACTATACTTGAAGTTGGCGTGGGAACTGGATTGTCATTACCTTTATATCCAAAGGATGCCAGGGTGGTTGGAATAGATATCAGTCAGGAGATGTTGGATAAGGCAGAGTCGAAAAAACAATACTACCATTTATCCAATGTTAACCTCTATGTCATGGATGCATCATCTATGACATTTGCGGATAATAGTTTTGATAAAGTCATTGCCTCTCATGTAATCACGGTGGTGCCTGACCCTTTGCATACTTTAAAAGAGATAAAAAGGGTATGCAAAAAGGGCGGAGAAATTTTTATATTGAATTATACAGGGTGCAATAACAAACTTATCTCACGTTTTGAAAAATTCATTTCTCCATTCCGGGATAAGGTAGGTTTAGGGAAACACATTGATCTGGATGAACTGTTGCTGGATACGCGCCTCTCTATACTCTGCGAACAGAGAGTTAATTTCTGGGGGATGTGCCGGCTGATAAAATGTAAAAACAGCTATTAG